gcataccTGTCTAATGTTATGGTGACAGAATTatgatactatttatacttcaGAATAGatcaaatctaattttatcacaaaattattattattttaaaaatcacatcATATGGTAcattgaaaatcatttttttagcatcctaatgttttcaatttaaattgttaaattgtgCTAACACTGAACATATACGCTCAACAAACTTAATGGCTTATAccttataattactatttctCACCGTGCCTCAATGCATTAAATTCTATAGGAAGGTCATAGGTACCTACCGTTCTACTACGTTGACTtaaatgtgtacattattttgattatgataagattatattaattatgattcacTTATATAacccaaaaaaaatttaataaaataatttattctcaaatacaaataattatttcataacgaTTTAGATACCTACTCATACCGCGTGTCTAGGTACgttaatacgttattataattaaattagccATTAggtaatgcatatatataactataaattaataactcataCTAGTCAggacaataattatacctaatcTATTGTTTACTTACTTCTCAGTCATCAATTAAATGatactcaatttttttaaatgcgaggacagataaattatttgttaaataaatacaggtgttaaaattaaatatttctaaaataatattcaaaacatgTGGAAACTGGATTTTGCTGTTTTATGTAGTTactataaattttgattttatttttatattatattattttacacataagTGTTTAATACTTAGATTCTACACATGGAtacaagtatatgtatataagacctaataataatactaacagTCTTGTTATGAAAtacttttcaaatgtatttagaatacgtatttaaatacttggtgttatttgtatttaaaaattttaaatacatcattacaataaataccttttttttttagttaaataaattttacattgaaatatttatttttattaataactaatatataataaattaacattatttgcaaatagataggtatttaaacttatttataaacgtttaaattaataaatataatacattaataggtacaagttattagattattacttATTCAGTATTTCTCGCAAGGccgtaactgaaaaaaaatttcggggTGGtccaatactttttaaatattggtaaTTGGAATTTGGAGTAAAAACTAGtatgaaaaaaagtatttagtattctagagtaaaaatacaaattaaaaataattttgagtatttcaaaaatacattagtcgaaaactatttaaatacaagtagGTATTCGAATACTTAACTAGACTGAATACTAAAGGGTATCAAGAATGATTTTTCATGATGGGGCGAAGTTGAAGTTCAACAAAGAAGTTTGGGGCTAGTAAAAACTAAGAAGTAATGAATACGTtagatatattgtacatatcatatatataaagtaataaatatactgaaaaaatgtatatcttatataggtacagtgTTTGGAAAAAAGTTATCAACAGAAAACTGTGTGTTTGTGTCAGTGGCCCCAAGTTTCCAAGTGTGTCGTAACTAGATTACTTGAGGCCCTGTGTAgccgtattatacatttttttaagaccctataatatagtatgaggCCTGTGGCCCTTGTGCGGTGTACATCACTTTGTACACCCGGTTTTTACGGCACTAtccatataaaaatgtataatttcgcAACATGATTTGAAATGAACTTCGACGCCACTGGTCTgtgtctattataatttataagtataatagatacaggtactatgtattttgttttttttttgctcaaaaaattatcatcaattgAATATTCATAGACACTTgacattattacaaaatgttcgatatattttactatatttgagatattatatattttcaaatattttgttttttttttaattattcaaaaggaTGTCATACTCAGCCCACATATATTGTCTCCAtcttactaatataaaaatatgaaatatgtgtATAGATTCATCAGTTTTAGTTTTGTGTTGTtacttgttaatttaaatattagagtgaattgacttattattaaacttaaaagtaagaatattatctgtgttctttcattgaatttttacaatattttaatttttaatcaagttaagagtacctatgtaaaatattacaatttaataatgctaaataatgtttttgtgtCTCTTAAATGATATCGATTCTGTTATCACACTCACACAGCCAATAGCCTGTACTTTCTACTAAATTATACGTatcttgtatatatttacttattgtaggtacctactaactactaactacattttattattcggatataagttaaataactaatgaaaacttattaaaatacgtcatgaagtttactttaaaatgaattttcaaccttttttgatttgattaattctttcaaaattgaattttagtatgttgataagtaatattgtatacataaaattaacttaaaaatgtaaaatgttatttttaaataaagttcatgataaattaaaatttaattttaaaaatagttccaAGTTAGTCGATACAATTGACAAAAGATTAATACGTCATTaggacaataaaaaaacaaaataaatataatatctattggcTATTTGTTTTGTGGGCGACTATGCTGAGAAGTCTTAAACTCTTAACTGCACCTTTTCTTTTACATTACAGCCATACACTAATAACCACTTggtacttactacttactaCACAAACATTCAAACAGTACACATGCACTTATGTACTAAGAAAATTATCTACATTGATCTTGGCTCCGCTACTTGCTGTATGACTGCTGGAGTGTTTCTTTCGTTAATGAAGAATATTAGAGTATGTTACTGctgtaattatgtattaaattgtaattcaataattatattgtttttgaacgtaaattggtttaaataaatcattattacctatacatttaaatatactatgtcgttaaaacttcaaatttcacacaaacttataaaaaaattattatgatatttcgttaatttaattttttcaatttccagTTATTAcgaagaatatattataacattttcaaacaatagatgacaaaaaattacaaatgatatgaattttaaactacaaaataattttgcaatttttcgtgcttataaaaataattatgtatacatgtattcggtattttttatttgctgtAAGAATaacttatgacttatgaggaaccttgtattacattttcaaggatttttacttataaacaaaaattttagaatgaataaataaaaaataatttccattaTCTTtagcttattataaaaaagaactaaaatatttcgaaaattaatttataatatctagtattgaattattgaaatctcaacggttattcatttttaaactacaataaaaaagtaaaattgattttattggaAACTTGTGttactcaattatttttgtttttttcttgattataattttttctattgttaaacatatacacaaaaaacaaTGCACAACCATTATATAACCAATacattaagatttattttttattattttcacatatttttagaattcgagacagaaaaaatgtatccagaaatgtaatttaaaatatcgattgaaaatgtaataatattaccgatGTTTTTGAATAGAGTGCCAAAATAGTACATTctgaaaaatcatatattgttattttttttataaatatttatttagggtTAATGGTTAATTACGATGCATGACAACGATGACAATAAATGgtgacttaaattatttaaactttctaaaatatatatattaaaaaaaaaaaaatattgtgacatTAGATatctaccatattattatgtattacaaataaattgacaattcagaaataaaaatatgacaacatgagtatattataaatagtatatagactgtttaatatattatattaatgttttcctttataatttagattctGATCGAAACGATCCATAAGTTTATGCTATAGGGcttatgcaataataatgtgtttttatgcATGATTAGAATTTAGgactttttatagaaaatagaaaaaaatgtttagaggGTGTTTcctaaatttgattatagcaaattggatttagttattcaaaaaagtcaaaataaaaaatgcacactatttttaaaaataattgggaaaacaaaaataaatatttgaccaaactgatttgttttttgttgtaggtaatgaaaaaatgaatagaTATCCGAATAGACTTAAAATGTCCAAAATATTTACAGCCGAGTCGCGATAACTCGAAGATAATGGGAGATAAAACTTTgcttcaaaatatgtataattaatttatatttgttttataaaaaaaaaattcaagttgTCAAGTTTTTCGAGTTATAGAGGTTCGAATTGTCTTTActgtattagttttttaataaatatggaattgttttaaaaatattttagttatttttgtacaatttttttacctagtacctacttatatagaGTGTgactattttcaatttaagtatatatcatttttgattttatctaaaacagtttaaaatttaacacaagtTACAAGGTTCGTCATAAATTCTTCTtattgcaattaaaaaaatgattactttaaaatcatatgtattttttatgaacatttgcAGTTCAAATATAGACGAGTAGACATTGGTTATTAAAACGTATACTAACGATATTATGacaactaattagtaattttttacaatataattcattttatattgttatctttttgattatatggacttatcaaataataataacatgatattttatctttatttattgttcttCGCCACAGATTTCTATACTTTTGATAACGGTTGTACAActgtgttttttatattaaaccttctcaaatatatctgtatataatatatactatatttctgagtatagtgtatattattcatataagcATCGAATGTTCAAAAACATTAGTAAGCATAGAAGTgaagaatacaaaataaaataatttgtgttgATAACGGACTGTTTGTAAGTGGTGATAACGCGCTGTATCGCTACACCTTTTTCAATAtggataaattcaaaaaaccaaatattacaaattcaaaaaagaAAAGGGTGCAGTAAGTttgttaaaactaatttaaatgatttattattctatattttattatgtttttaggtcatcaaaaaaattacttgaaactttaaaaataaaaaaggaatGCGAGAAAAAAGCATTGGATATTGTAGTTGAACTAATCGATGGTGGATTGGAAGAACATATCTTGTTAAAtaaggtaaaattataatattatatagaattgatgattaattaatgttgtacctaatgtttgtaaaagttattttatataagtaatctaatctcaatttaaaataaaacatacgaCACCCTTTCTTAATCATGATGATTACTATGTTTTTACTAAGTAtcggtaatatttaattccaatatttattttttataaggataaatttttgttgaataaactataattacgtcatatttactaacaaaaaacgcgcaaagttttaaatattacatgtaaAAGAGTATTatctttcttattatttttttttttttaactatggcATTTTTTCAACAGGGCAGTACAAGTATTGTGATTAATCTTTATTCACAATTTCAAGTTTAATGATATCTAATGTTGtatggtttattaaaataaatgaaaacaatattgttaacaAATTTGTGATACTTAGTAAAACttctaatttttgtatttcatataattgcatattttttaactaaatacttCATAGATATAGtatgtacttatgtatattatattgatataacaatttaaattaattgagcttaaatatatatttgcttattattttatttttctagttgTATTCAATTAATGCTTGTCACTATGAAGATGTAGTAGAggaaagatttattttaaaacaatgtggATATGTTATGTGTGATAAAACGTTGACGAACATACCAaatcaaaagtataaaatatcattagccCTTACAAAGGTGTTTGACATCACAGAAAGgaaggtatttatataatattaattaatgttaaattttaatagttgctttattttattattattattgtttgttattttcatGTTTCTGACAAACGAACacttgtaattttcaaaatttttctgTTTAACCTTTGTTTAATGTACTTTGTAGTTacattagttaatttttagtatctacaattagttaagtattaaatggagtttaaatataataaaataattaaacttatactaaaatttatactaatgtgtagttattgtattaattgtagaattaatatgtatactataatacaatgatatatgttataggatatttaaaaataagttatcagtttttttttcttattgaatatatttcatcacattttaaattttatgatggAATTAACTTTGTGcttgaatatattgatttaagtaataattgtgACACAGgaataaccaataatattgttttgtaatgtGTACTTGTATTTTCATTTGATTAATGGTGTTGAAACTGTTGAAAAATCTATGTATTCCttgattaactaaaaattattaaaataagtttactataagtaataatttttgtttattttagaagTTTTGCTCCAATATATGCtataaaagttcaaaatatttgcaaAAACAACTATTAACTACACCACTGTGGCTACGTGATAAAGATACAGTaccaacatttaaattgttgaagtatgtaaacattcaatattattgtggttTAAACAGGCAAAGTACATGGATATAATATCTGTGGTATTGTGGTCACTGCAATAGTAGTTTTATCGGgttgtacacaaaataaattataacaatattataacagttagtaaaaaatcaagttttttgttaaaatgtatgatttgaATAAGGAAGTAAAAAATAGGTCTACAGAATTAATATATCGCTTGATTCGATTAATTGGTAAATTAGATGTTATATTATcacgacaaaaataaaaaatactttattttctaAAGTGAAAAGAAAGTACTAAAAAAGTGAgccaaaaaataatcattgtggtacatttttcaatttgcataacataaaataagacCTAAATGTTACGTTGAGCATCATTAaggttaaacattttaatgtaagaTTTCAAGCATAaatccatttttataataagatgATATTTGCtgagtttatttttctattattgttataagtagGGAacggattttattttaaataaatatttttatatcattttaatattggaaAGTTTTTGACATATGTGTacgtttcatttaattttgaataagctgatgctaagttttttttaaatattttacaaataaatattcgtAATCTGTATTATTGTAGAATTTCCTGGAGAAATTGTAGTTTTTACCAATTctatatggaaaaaaaaaccccGGGATTTAACGCCATAATATTGATAAGGGatatactattaaacaaaacgtcaaaaaaacaatttagaaaTAGAATACAATCCAAAAGAATTAACGTTTATGAAATGCACTTATCACTTTTGTTGATATGGAGAGGTCATTTAGCCGTTATAAAGCAATACTAAGATCAAAAGGctgtaatttcaaatttgaaaatcttaaattataagttgtttttaaCCTCATTTCTAACTGTTTCCCCCACAAAGATTATTTGGATGATTTagaattgacattttttatttttttattttttattaagtatagtctattctatttcaaatttaaatatttcaatattataaataaatatttatgaagagtaataaacaaatatatatttaaatatttttgattttgtactaaattaaaatccgTTCCCTAGTTATAAGAATAGCATAAATGAGCTTTAAGAATTGTAAGAATctctacaatttttatatcatttttgatttctataatttaatagtctGGTGGTTAAAGGAACAATATGGAAATCTAAAATGAACTTAGATGCAAAAGAACACCAAGTGCTTGTAAATTAGGAAatcacaaatatatacaattacaaattataataataaatataaaaactattttttgtagAATATGTACGGAAAAGGAAACTACATCAGACTCAATACTTGATGGGTACACACAATTATCAACACCAACAACTACTGTTTCTTCACCAATTTTCACAAATGATACCAaggtaattaaaacaaaatgtttattgatttaaaaaattattcctattttattatacttggattaagtttttgatattataatatgatgtattatttttatttttgtaatttctaaataactaaattcttaattattttctacaaatacttaaataaattaacaataaaataaaatacagttaatgaaaaatcataGTGCGTttaaagtatttcattaaaaagtgattaagttattttaaagtcagaataatatttttgtgtggtatacatttttggtttttttaattaaaatattcaattctattttgatcttgatttaaaaataaacaaaatgtatagaaatcaatacattttagaaaaatgcaatcaaatattaaatatgcttttagaaaacaatatagtcatatcatattttaaaatttgtattaaatatattatttgatattgataTGGCCATAGGTGGAATtagatattttcattaaactgGGTCACTCATGGGAGTCATTTTGCACCTATCATATATAAGGTGGAGGGCGATAGGGAAtaccaatgttttttttattacaatacaaatgtataaaataagtaatttattgtattacatttaaaataatatgttcttagcaaatatatacattaatacgaaGCCAATTAGCCTGAGCCTGGGCTTTGGCCCAGTTGGCCCAGGCCGTAATTCTGCCCAGAGTTATGGACATATGTatagtgttaataatttatttataataaaatataattaattattattattataatattatttacagactGAAATTgaagaacaatttaaaaatgtattaacgttgaaaacgaataattgaaaataaattaatagagaGAATATCAAGAAGATACTACCTAtcagaaatttataattaaaaaatattaaaataataattttttataatctatattttttgaacatacattgtaaaattattaagtctgcattttcataaataaatttagttataaataattttgtaattgtattatcaacttggtaagtttaaaaatgaaaaataaatgtatttgtggatccatttaatttaacacaatttatttcaaaaaatactaagaattttgttttacataattgtaaattgttacataacaatatttttttggaataaattgtattttttctattttttaaatataaacaatatttatgtttttactgttttgaatgacaacatatattttatatgtcatATTCCaacataaactattatttggaATCtttgatcaataaaaataaaatgttcagagTAGTAGATCAACATTTTGCagagtatacaattttaccacTATGTCATTCGATTATAGACTCTAGTTCactcatctaaactttaaatacttataactcacaAATTACTTGTTCTACTAtttgtgtacaaaaatattaaaaatattctattttaaagtaagaaattcaaaatacatgattttaaaaataattaagataaaagTTGCATcgaaacaaattacaattattgaatgaaaatattttcattgagtTAATATATCATCCAGTATAGACAGTGTAGtatgtataacaaattatgttaaaaatatattttagtcataagttttttttttatataataagtttaaaatataatggtccagttattcaaaattaaaattttcatatatgATTATCAATGGATCAATAGATGGcctaaatgtattaaacaattaaaaaatatgcactttacaaaaaaaaaaatgataatgtaaAGGAGTGTAACTTGATCCTGGTATTTGTTATCCACCTTTGGCACTTTGGAGTGGTCAGAATAAAAGTTGATTGCCATGTTTGAGTGTCTAGCAGTtagttattatctaatataaaacttattaaaactttGTGCCGTCACTT
This genomic stretch from Rhopalosiphum maidis isolate BTI-1 chromosome 3, ASM367621v3, whole genome shotgun sequence harbors:
- the LOC113557329 gene encoding putative RNA polymerase II subunit B1 CTD phosphatase RPAP2 homolog, translated to MDKFKKPNITNSKKKRVQSSKKLLETLKIKKECEKKALDIVVELIDGGLEEHILLNKLYSINACHYEDVVEERFILKQCGYVMCDKTLTNIPNQKYKISLALTKVFDITERKKFCSNICYKSSKYLQKQLLTTPLWLRDKDTVPTFKLLKICTEKETTSDSILDGYTQLSTPTTTVSSPIFTNDTKTEIEEQFKNVLTLKTNN